One region of Paucibacter aquatile genomic DNA includes:
- a CDS encoding sensor histidine kinase, with protein sequence MSPTTPFEAAPLSPAFNWRALFGWRRVRTVIIICTLLTLLLNLTYASFSFRLPMRVFGTGLVVLLAFGLTEQWPRRLPEWLARWALQVVAVGLVVPVTVFLFYKLGTDAGAPDFWKEEKRLFGFMLMSLSGMLVAPWTALTALLRQREAKVEKQANDFELERSELARQALDARMRLLTAQAQPHFLFNTLANVQALVEAGSPRAPQLLQSLTDYLRAAVPRLDGSANTLGQELELVRAYLELMQMRMPDRLAFALHIGAGVHLLRCPPMTLLTLVENAVQHGIDPSEEGGRIDVHAERQEGGRCRLRVVDTGLGLQATGGGLGTGLAALRERLLWAYGGSASLELREVAPHGVEVTIEFSEPKP encoded by the coding sequence ATGTCACCCACCACTCCCTTCGAAGCAGCGCCGCTGTCGCCGGCCTTCAATTGGCGGGCGCTGTTCGGCTGGCGGCGCGTGCGCACCGTCATCATCATCTGCACCCTACTGACTCTTTTGCTCAACCTCACCTACGCGAGCTTCAGCTTTCGTTTGCCGATGCGGGTGTTCGGCACCGGCTTGGTTGTGCTGCTGGCTTTCGGTCTGACTGAGCAATGGCCACGCCGATTGCCGGAGTGGCTGGCGCGCTGGGCGCTGCAGGTGGTGGCAGTCGGCTTGGTGGTGCCGGTCACGGTGTTTCTCTTTTACAAACTCGGCACCGATGCGGGCGCCCCGGATTTCTGGAAGGAGGAAAAGCGCCTCTTTGGCTTCATGCTGATGAGCCTCTCCGGCATGCTGGTGGCACCTTGGACCGCGCTGACCGCCCTCTTGCGCCAACGGGAGGCAAAAGTGGAAAAACAAGCCAACGACTTCGAGTTGGAACGCAGCGAACTGGCCCGCCAGGCGCTCGACGCGCGCATGCGCCTGCTGACGGCCCAGGCCCAGCCGCATTTTTTGTTCAACACCCTGGCCAATGTGCAGGCTCTGGTCGAGGCCGGCTCACCGCGCGCCCCGCAGCTGCTGCAAAGCCTGACCGACTATCTGCGCGCTGCCGTGCCGCGCCTGGACGGCTCGGCCAACACGCTGGGCCAGGAGCTGGAGCTGGTGCGGGCCTATCTGGAGCTGATGCAGATGCGCATGCCGGACCGCCTAGCCTTTGCGCTGCACATCGGTGCCGGGGTGCATCTGCTGCGCTGCCCGCCGATGACGCTGTTGACGCTGGTGGAGAACGCGGTGCAGCACGGCATCGACCCGAGCGAAGAGGGCGGCCGCATCGATGTGCATGCCGAGCGGCAGGAAGGCGGCCGCTGTCGCCTGCGCGTGGTCGACACCGGCCTGGGCCTGCAAGCCACCGGCGGCGGCCTGGGCACCGGCTTGGCGGCCTTGCGCGAACGCCTGCTCTGGGCCTATGGCGGCAGCGCCAGCCTCGAATTGCGCGAGGTGGCGCCCCATGGGGTGGAAGTGACCATTGAATTCAGCGAGCCCAAGCCATGA
- a CDS encoding tetratricopeptide repeat protein has protein sequence MNIYFQAPRQALSIRASSLTLALAASLGSAQAAVFKDAQLEALQDAGKYSELEQLAQARLSTHAADAEASAALSLAMSLSAAGEAKRLDAGAKQARLCVEQHPNVAVCHLAMAQNLGQQMLSVGMFKAMRMVDSLKASWIRSLELDPSSFTGRVQLAKLYLTVPGMMGGSVSKAKELEAAVRRSQPETARLIRVFIAAEARKWDEMERELALLKPSKESAVQDEVREATLQLAQQFLKDGKDLDKARRLYEGLLRDQPSKAGGHYGLARVLAAQGQTDEAIRHLERARTLGGADELPVDHRLGDAYLAKGDKAQAKAAYERFIANKRSKPANVEAARKSLAQLG, from the coding sequence ATGAACATCTATTTCCAGGCGCCACGCCAAGCCCTCTCGATTCGCGCCTCCTCGCTCACGCTGGCCCTGGCCGCGTCCCTGGGCAGCGCACAGGCCGCCGTCTTCAAGGATGCGCAGCTGGAAGCGCTGCAAGACGCTGGCAAGTACAGCGAGCTGGAGCAACTGGCCCAAGCGCGCCTGAGCACCCATGCGGCCGACGCTGAGGCCAGCGCCGCCCTGTCCTTGGCAATGAGCCTCAGCGCCGCTGGTGAGGCCAAGCGGCTCGACGCCGGCGCCAAGCAGGCCAGGCTCTGTGTGGAGCAGCATCCGAATGTGGCGGTCTGCCATCTCGCGATGGCACAGAACCTGGGTCAGCAGATGCTCAGCGTGGGCATGTTCAAGGCCATGCGCATGGTGGACAGCTTGAAGGCGTCCTGGATCCGCAGCTTGGAGCTGGACCCGAGCAGCTTCACTGGCCGCGTGCAACTGGCCAAGCTCTACCTGACGGTGCCCGGCATGATGGGCGGCAGCGTCAGCAAGGCCAAGGAGTTGGAGGCCGCCGTGCGCCGCAGCCAGCCCGAAACGGCGCGGCTGATCCGTGTCTTCATCGCCGCCGAGGCCAGGAAATGGGACGAGATGGAGCGCGAGTTGGCGCTGCTCAAGCCCAGCAAGGAGTCGGCCGTGCAGGACGAAGTGCGCGAAGCCACCCTGCAGCTGGCTCAGCAATTTCTGAAGGACGGCAAGGACCTGGACAAGGCCAGGCGCTTGTACGAGGGCCTGCTGCGTGATCAACCCAGCAAGGCTGGCGGCCACTACGGCCTGGCCCGCGTGCTGGCCGCGCAGGGCCAGACGGACGAAGCGATTCGCCACCTGGAGCGGGCCAGGACGCTGGGCGGCGCTGACGAACTGCCCGTCGATCACCGCCTCGGTGATGCCTATCTGGCCAAGGGCGACAAGGCGCAGGCCAAGGCGGCGTACGAGCGCTTCATCGCCAACAAACGGTCCAAACCGGCCAATGTCGAGGCCGCGCGCAAGAGCCTGGCCCAGCTCGGCTGA
- a CDS encoding LytR/AlgR family response regulator transcription factor, which yields MTPTALIADDEPLLREILEARLAAVWPELQIVAQARNGRQALELFEQHRPTICFLDVHMPGLSGVDVARQIGKQAHLVFVTAFDQYALEAFQHGVLDYVVKPVTAARLSETVERLKARLQQAQPAVHTEALLAQLAERLKLDSKPETLRWVRASVGASLRMIPVDDIDYLKSDSKYTLVAYRDEGQLAEALIRMPLKDLLAQLDPQQFAQVHRSVVVNLRSIRRVTRGDNETADIELKGRSERLPVSRSYLQLFKEM from the coding sequence ATGACCCCCACTGCTTTGATTGCCGACGACGAACCGCTCCTGCGTGAGATCCTGGAGGCTCGCCTGGCCGCCGTCTGGCCCGAGCTGCAGATCGTTGCGCAGGCCCGCAACGGCCGACAGGCGCTCGAACTGTTCGAGCAGCATCGCCCCACGATCTGCTTTCTGGATGTGCACATGCCGGGCTTGAGCGGGGTCGATGTGGCCCGCCAGATCGGCAAGCAGGCGCACCTGGTCTTCGTCACCGCCTTTGATCAATATGCCCTGGAGGCGTTTCAGCATGGCGTGCTCGACTATGTGGTCAAGCCGGTCACCGCAGCCCGCCTGAGCGAAACGGTGGAGCGCCTGAAAGCGCGCCTGCAGCAGGCCCAGCCGGCGGTGCACACCGAGGCGCTGCTGGCGCAGCTGGCCGAACGCCTCAAGCTCGACTCCAAGCCCGAGACGCTGCGCTGGGTGCGTGCCAGCGTCGGCGCCTCGCTGCGCATGATTCCGGTCGACGACATCGACTACCTGAAGAGCGACAGCAAATACACCCTGGTCGCCTACCGCGACGAAGGGCAGCTCGCCGAGGCCTTGATTCGCATGCCGCTGAAGGACCTGCTCGCGCAGCTGGACCCGCAGCAGTTTGCCCAGGTGCACCGCTCGGTGGTGGTCAATCTGCGCTCGATCCGACGCGTCACCCGCGGCGACAACGAGACCGCCGATATCGAACTGAAAGGCCGCAGCGAGCGTCTGCCCGTGAGCCGCAGCTATCTGCAGCTGTTCAAGGAAATGTAG
- a CDS encoding GlxA family transcriptional regulator — protein MSTPIDVLMWVQPGTLLLDLAGPAEAFRLANQALRRRQQPEAFRLRFIGMEAECASSVGLQLSGLEPPPESLAPGSWLILSGCRSKAPDEPAPSSEQLAQELAGERWLARQGQVLLREGGRLVCICSGTLLAARAGLLGRGVRCTSHHEMLDQLRALAPEAQVVDNRVFVLDGPEEQIASSAGITAGIDLSLHLIAQQCGEALAASVAQTMVVYLRRSSKDPELSPLLAHRHHLHAALHRLQDAICAEPARDWSLDAMAARAHVTPRHLSRLFAEHAGISPLGYLQSIRLERAEQALARGASASDAALAAGFSSDQQLRRTRQARAAAGTRPTH, from the coding sequence ATGTCCACACCGATTGATGTCCTGATGTGGGTGCAGCCCGGCACCTTGCTGCTCGATCTGGCCGGGCCGGCCGAAGCCTTTCGCCTGGCCAACCAGGCCCTGCGCCGGCGCCAGCAGCCCGAGGCCTTTCGCCTGCGCTTCATCGGCATGGAGGCCGAGTGCGCCAGCTCGGTCGGCCTGCAGCTCAGCGGCCTGGAGCCGCCGCCCGAGAGCCTGGCGCCGGGCAGCTGGCTGATCCTCAGCGGCTGCCGCAGCAAGGCGCCCGATGAGCCGGCGCCGAGCAGCGAGCAACTGGCGCAAGAGCTGGCCGGCGAGCGCTGGTTGGCCCGGCAGGGTCAGGTCTTGCTGCGCGAGGGCGGGCGCCTGGTGTGCATCTGCTCGGGCACCTTGCTGGCGGCGCGCGCCGGCCTGCTGGGGCGCGGCGTTCGCTGCACCAGCCACCACGAGATGCTCGACCAGCTGCGCGCGCTGGCGCCCGAGGCCCAGGTCGTGGACAACCGCGTCTTCGTGCTCGATGGCCCCGAGGAGCAGATCGCCAGCAGCGCCGGCATCACCGCCGGCATCGACCTCAGCCTGCACCTGATCGCCCAGCAATGCGGCGAGGCCCTGGCCGCCAGCGTGGCCCAGACCATGGTGGTCTACCTGCGCCGCAGCAGCAAGGACCCCGAGCTCTCGCCCCTGCTGGCCCACCGCCACCACCTGCACGCAGCCCTGCACCGCCTGCAAGACGCCATCTGCGCCGAGCCCGCGCGCGACTGGAGCCTGGACGCCATGGCCGCCCGCGCCCACGTCACGCCGCGCCACCTGAGCCGCTTGTTCGCAGAACATGCCGGCATCAGCCCGCTGGGCTATCTGCAAAGCATCCGTCTGGAGCGCGCCGAACAGGCCCTGGCCCGCGGCGCCAGCGCCAGCGATGCGGCCCTGGCGGCCGGTTTCAGCTCCGACCAGCAGCTGCGGCGCACGCGGCAGGCGCGGGCGGCGGCGGGCACCCGGCCGACACATTGA
- a CDS encoding cysteine hydrolase family protein codes for MKTALLLIDVQESFRQRPYWSTAELPAFLDATRRLIEGAQAQGLPIVRVFHSDGPETADNPFALASGLVRPLEELPALQPALEVLKHRHSALAGTGLAIWLHQQGMQRLIVSGIRTEQCCETTTRHASDEGWQVDYVTEATLTFAMQHAASGATLSPAEIKLRTETVLQDRFAEICTVDQALARAAAAAAVPA; via the coding sequence ATGAAAACCGCCCTGCTGCTGATCGACGTTCAAGAATCTTTCCGTCAACGCCCCTACTGGAGCACGGCCGAGCTGCCCGCTTTCCTCGACGCCACACGGCGACTGATCGAAGGCGCGCAGGCCCAAGGCCTGCCCATCGTGCGCGTCTTCCACAGCGATGGCCCCGAAACGGCCGACAACCCCTTCGCCCTGGCCTCGGGCCTGGTGCGGCCGCTGGAGGAGCTGCCGGCTCTGCAGCCGGCGCTGGAGGTACTCAAGCACCGCCACAGCGCCCTGGCCGGCACGGGCCTGGCCATCTGGCTGCATCAACAGGGCATGCAGCGCCTGATCGTCAGCGGCATCCGCACCGAGCAGTGCTGCGAGACGACCACCCGCCACGCCAGCGACGAAGGCTGGCAGGTCGACTACGTGACCGAGGCCACGCTGACCTTCGCCATGCAACACGCGGCCAGCGGCGCCACGCTGAGCCCGGCCGAGATCAAGCTGCGCACCGAGACCGTGCTGCAGGACCGCTTTGCCGAGATCTGCACGGTGGACCAGGCCCTGGCGCGCGCGGCGGCGGCTGCTGCCGTCCCGGCCTGA
- a CDS encoding DUF1415 domain-containing protein yields MSDPAQTQNPLPALSEAEIETIRQETQHWLEKAVIGLNLCPFAKSVHVNNRLRYVVSQATTPEDLLKELARELLALNRADPDEIETAVLIHPRVLTDFLDFNDFLGAADALVEDLELDGILQVASFHPDYQFAGTDIDDISNYSNRSPYPTLHLLRESSIERATETMADTDAIYEANMATLEKLGLEGWKALGLKARG; encoded by the coding sequence ATGAGCGACCCAGCCCAAACCCAAAACCCTCTCCCCGCTCTCAGCGAGGCCGAGATCGAGACCATCCGCCAGGAGACCCAGCACTGGCTGGAGAAGGCCGTCATCGGCCTCAACCTCTGCCCCTTTGCCAAGAGCGTGCATGTCAACAACCGCCTGCGTTATGTGGTCAGCCAGGCCACAACGCCCGAAGACCTGCTGAAAGAGCTGGCCCGCGAGCTGCTGGCCCTGAACCGGGCCGACCCGGACGAGATCGAAACCGCCGTGCTGATCCACCCGCGTGTGCTGACGGACTTCCTGGACTTCAACGATTTCCTCGGCGCCGCCGACGCCCTGGTCGAAGACCTGGAACTGGACGGCATCCTGCAAGTCGCCAGCTTCCACCCCGACTACCAGTTCGCCGGCACCGACATCGACGACATCAGCAACTACAGCAACCGCTCGCCCTACCCCACCCTGCACCTGCTGCGCGAAAGCAGCATCGAACGAGCGACAGAGACCATGGCCGACACCGACGCCATCTACGAGGCGAATATGGCCACACTGGAAAAGCTGGGGCTGGAGGGCTGGAAAGCTCTCGGCCTGAAGGCGCGCGGCTGA